DNA sequence from the Schistosoma mansoni, WGS project CABG00000000 data, chromosome 1 unplaced supercontig 0034, strain Puerto Rico, whole genome shotgun sequence genome:
cttcatatcctgtgttgtccactccaactttagcatttagatctcccatcaggatggtgaggtccttttgtgagcacttctctataattgattgcagcctttcatagaactgatctttgaTGTCGTCGTTGctgtcattggtgggtgcataacattggataacgttcattgtgatcccttgcttctttgttctgaatgatgccttgattatcctgggtccatgagattcccatcccacaagtgcatttcgtgcttctttggatagcattagagcaactccctgagtatgtggagcattttccccttcgtgaccggagtacagcagcatctctcctgtacctagcctttgttatccagtttgtgtccaatgggtttcgctgattccgagtactgccaagttgtatctcctcatttccattgctatttggctggtctttcctgtctcccacattgtccggacgttccatgtacctataaaaagtgttgctctagttgttagaaggtgcatcggtctcgtgacttccgaagaattttggctttcatcatgagacgtcataattattccttcaactcccagggcagagtttaaatggtttgaattattttttctggttagcgttattttagcgagttagcttttctacgggatggggtcgctaaccccatgcccaaccctcctcctttacccgggcttgggaccggcagtaactctagaagagctacaggcggagttatcaaCAACCTGTAGTTAATTGTAATTGGTAGAGTATTGTGTTAATTACATGAGCTTATATTATCATACTTTAAACCCTTTTCACACGACAGATTCTTAAGTAAAGCTGTTAGTATTATTTTAGTTCAGTATAGTATTCCTGCAAAATCGAGTTTGTTGAGTCAGGATTAATGCATCAATCAAAGTACTAACTTCATCCTGATTTGGTGGCCATTTGAATGTTCTCTCTCCATTTATTAGATCTTGTGTATATAATTATTGCTATGGCCCTCGCTATCAACACTCAGGTTTTTTTGTCCTGATTATACTACCTTGAACGAATAATGGTGCATTTTCaattttttcataaaataaacttGTAGTCTGGAGAGCCAGTTGCACCATTTTAATGAGTATAAGGATTAGTAATAGGTTTCCACATCTGTACGCTCACACCCAAGGTGTTAGGAGTTGGGTGTTTGTACAACTAAAGCTATACCTTGACTGATCAACTTTCAACCGATTAGCGCAGACAGACTAATGATAAAAGTATTAACATTTGTCATAGAATTTATTTACAAACTTTACTTCATCTTTTTAaagatatatgtatgtataatgtCATTTTATGATCCATGCTGCTGTTTGTAGATTTTTCAATTTATATCGGTGCCGACAGCTAATatctgtcatcatcatcatcagctacaacgtaggaccaggcacacatatgcatcggtccaagttgccatacctcgttagcacaataagatgaacaccggattcatagaaatagttaatttagtggtggtagtatataaaagataggttgtatataaggatatagtacaggaaagaagatatgaagcaattttaatctcatagtttaagggaagataaagagtgtatacacttgcgccattgtgatcgattctgagccatgtcacacagagtctccaaccattcatTAAGATAGtcgcgcagaccccaaccaagtagtctgcgtctaccaacatggctcagactagaagttagtgacttcaagcactgatgccatgttttgattTGGCTGCCCCCTATAACTGTGCTCGCGTTTAAACTAGTTGCTAATTCAGAACTCAATGGTTGTGTTTATATGGCTGAACGGATGAACTTTCTATGACAACTAGGTTGCTCTGCTTGTGTAAAAGTCCGTTTAGAGAAGTACAGATAAATTTAAACCTAACTGAGCAATCTCTGTTCACCTGACGACAATAGATATGCCAATATGTAGCCTACCACCTTTAGGTCCCTTTTTGTGGGTAACTGTTATCTTCCAACTGGTTACCtgaagatttttaaaaatttcgtCTAAGCTTTCATGCTGTCTATTGTACTGTTACTAGATGTTACCATTTGAATTCATCCATATAGTGTTTTTTTCCTAATTGTTGCTCAAAATGTTAATTTTTCAGGCAAATACTAAAAAGCAAAAGTACGAACGTATATATGAGAAGAAACTAGCTACGTCACCTGAAGCCCTATGTAAAGGTTATCCTGTAGAATTCGAAAAATATTTGCATTTCGCTCGTGGTCTAGCTTTTGACAGCCTTCCGGACTATGTATTTTTAAGAGGAATTTTCCGCCGTTTGTTTCAAAGCCTCAATTTTGTTCTCGACTATGTTTATGACTGGGCACTTCTGGGTACAAATTCGTCTAATACTAGTCAGTCAATAATGAATGCTAATCCAGAGTGTGAAGATAATGCGAATCAGCATCAAAATAATGCAGAATGTCAGGGAATCGATAGCACAGTGGGGGCAGCTCAATGTGCGCTCCCAGCACCTCAAGTATATGGAAATCATAACCATCATAATATACCTGTTCAGCAGCCTCAGCAAGTGCTTCCACATGCACACAGCCGTGAAGGAGTTCAGCAATCAACATTTCATTCCCAATTTGTTAATCAGTCTGGAAATTCAGGCACCCAAACAAATGCGTATAATGCTCCTGGCACAAGTGTAGAGTATGGTATGCGTTGTATGCCCACAGAAATGCGCCGTTAATTCCTTCAGGATTATAAATGAATTCTACCACTTTCAGTTCATCGCGCGTGGAGATAATAAACCCCATGCTGTCAATTTAATTTCTGCCATCACTAATTGGATGTTCAACTTGTTTACTCACTGACAATTAACACCGTTATTTACTTGTGAATAATATTTAGATTCCCACAATGTTCTCATGCGCTTTCTCTACCTCTCATCTTCACTCAATgctttattaaattaatttcatttgggTACTCACTACACTTGTACTCAATACCATTACGTTTATGTGAAATTAACATGCTCAAACAGAgcaccatcttccattgttaaCTTGGTTGACTGTACTTAGTTGTATTCCGGTGTCCACTTTAAACAGGCTGTCTTGCGCTTCATTGTTTTATTGGTATATTAAATGAAGTTTAGTGCGTAATCTTTTGTTCATACAGTTTCGTGCTGCAGAACAATATCAAGCAAATTCTTGTAGTGAGCAGTTTTCAATATTACTCAGGCACTTCAGAACTGTCAATCGAATTGCTTGCAGTATTATAATTGCCACTTAATATCTCTTTTGTTCGATCATTTTTGTTATACACAATGCTGATGGCTATTTATGTGGTGGTACACCCGTTCGAGTAGAAATTCTAGACACTCAAGGAATTAAATTATCAACACGATATGTGACACCCAAATGAAATGACTTAATTTATCCTGGAATTGGACATTTGTCACACAATATTATATCAAAGTAGTCGTGCAATCTGTTCCCTGTGCGATatgtttctttgttttaatGTGTACTTCAAATGGCTCTGAATAATTCTACTCGTCAATGACTTCTATTTATATGTTCAGTAGGTTGTTTACTGCATGGGAATTAAAGATTTTCTGACTGACAATTGATAAGTTACGGTTCGTCAGTCAAATAAATTGTGATCCTTTTGTTTAAGTTACCAAGAAGTCGTATTATCAGAAAGCCATAAGACAAAAACATTTAAATTCTGCATCACATAGAAAGGCATCCATGTGCCGCAATTTAATAATATATGGCAGTTCTATTAGCAACAGTATTTGGTCAGCTTTTTTCAGGGAAGGCGTTATTATTAAGGAATATAATCGAAAGTAAGTGATGCGGTATAAGATATACAGTCCTCCCACCCAAAGATTAGTGAAGTAAAGCATTTAACTACAATTCTGTGGATTGTTAACCTGTTCGTTACAAAGTGTACTGTATTTTAAGCGATTGTAAACTGGTAACCGTTATATATTTTATCAATTTATATATTTCGACTCAATGAGGCATCACTGAGATAACAGGACATTCTGTTGGAAATGAAGATTTCATCGGCTGTTGTGGATAAATCGTTTAGGAGGCAGCACTAATTTATCACAACGACAGGCTATAGGCAAGGATTGTATTTTATATAATCACACATCTGATGGACTTGCAGTGAATATCACGCTGTCAAAATCTGTTTGCTAATCATAAATTAATAAAGTGGGAGGACCCCTTGGTGAGTATTAATGGGCGATCAACTAAGACTATTGCTATTCTCTCGAGTTTCGTTATTATCTCTGCAACACCAAGGCCGATCACCTTACTCGAATTGCCATGGGGTGTCGCTACACAGACTTCCCGTCACTGAACACGAGGTTAATTACACCAGTTATGTTTTCGGATAATCTGATTCAATCCCAATCTACCTCCTATGTAGGTAACACTCTGCTGGTGCTGTACATTGACATCCGCTCcactaaatgataataatagtacacAAAACATCTCTACAGAAATTTAAACCGGTTTGTCTACAGATGAGATCAATCAACATATGAAAGCTCCAAAAGGTATATGCTTACCATTGTTGCGGTGTTAGTTTGACTATCATGAACCAGAGATACATCTCTATAGCGAAATTCACATCTCCGGGATGAGGATACTCGAAGTATTCTTACTATCTAGTGGCAACGATATGGGTAGGAATGAAGTCTAAAAATGGGTTTTCAGGAACAGTGGTTGTTCATTCTGGGTAACGACCTTAAAACAGCTTCAGTGGTTTAGACGCTCTACAATTGTCTACTGTGTGTATAAGTTCAATTATGGAGGTGGTTATGTTATTTCTAGTTTGTTGACTAAATGTGATCATTTGAAAACACGGGACTGAGATAAGTATGCAATTTTGTATTGTATATTGTGATTATTACTTAACGAGGGTTTCGATAGTTTCATACCTACAAGGATATATGCATTTAACAATCTCTTAACTGTTTCGTTCTACATTTAAAATTGATAGCAGAAGTTCACTGAGTTATCGTTTCTACACATTTCAGTTCAATCAACAAAGTCTATGCTTCTTACGTGCCGAAACACTGTGCGTGTTCAGAACAGTGGTTCAAGTGAAGGTAGTTACATGTGGAAAGTTTCGGCTCTAAGTTTTGAAACGGCTTAGGACTTATATGGAATACAGGTAAGTATACGCACAGACTCGCTACTTAGTTTCCATCTGCAATAAATACTTGAACTCAGGTGATCTGCGCAGACTACATTTTGTTGTTCGTCATTTGTGAGTCCTTTCCTGAATCTCGGGACCCATTGTCAACTGTTTAGAACGTGTGGGTCTCGACTAAAGGGCTACATGTTTAGATTAGCGCTTTTATTCCTTTTAGACGTGTCTTAACAGATGTTCAAAAAAATGTGGCGCGGAAATCTTCGCGTTTATCGTAAGAGAATATCAGGAAAAGTGGTTTCTGTTCTATTCCAACTTACAACTACCATTTATATCATCCTGATGAGTTCTTAATCTTTTGTTAATACGGAAAAATTATGCTATTGCTGTTGTGCTTTTGTTGCTCACGAATGTGGCTACAGTTTGGACCTGTTGGCGGAAAATACACAGTGGTATCTCGGGGATATGGGATATAGGTAATTGTGATTTTCTTTTGACTGTTGTAAGACTTAAATTGTCCCGTTCGCTTTTCGTCAGATAAGTTTGTGATCATGGAGTTCTATCATTGGACAAAAGGGCCATGATCATTCATAGGAAGAAAAGGGATTCTTTATCGTATCTTCCAATTTGATGTAGAAGTTTGTAGATTGTACGATCACATGGCTATCTGAAATTCATGTAGAGAGGTTGGGTGACTTTATTCTACGGAAAATTTGATGTGTTTGAAAGAGCTGAAATAAGGAAGATTGAATAAATTTAGTGTATCTTGCTATATAGCAAGATATTAGGGTTCATTACGGATCTAAGAACAAAGACGATTAGGCCGCTCTAATCAGTCTTCAtgaataaggatagtaggttgatgaacctgtgttaatcctgacagatttccttccagtgaaagtccagcttctttttgaaaatgttcactgatggtgctgataccacttgttctggtaaagcgttccagtcattgaccactcgatgagaaaaacgggaccccacctttagtttattagatcgcggtttcagaatcttcttgctatgaccccggagattattagtgctggagggagcaaaaagataagacatattaacacccagatcataattaaagNNNNNNNNNNNNNNNNNNNNNNNNNNNNNNNNNNNNNNNNNNNNNNNNNNNNNNNNNNNNNNNNNNNNNNNNNNNNNNNNNNNNNNNNNNNNNNNNNNNNNNNNNNNNNNNNNNNNNNNNNNNNNNNNNNNNNNNNNNNNNNNNNNNNNNNNNNNNNNNNNNNNNNNNNNNNNNNNNNNNNNNNNNNNNNNNNNNNNNNNcttggtaattcatttacatacaCAATACGAAATAGGAGACATGAGATGGTGTCTTTTGGTACTCCTTTTTCATCTGGTTACTACTTAGATAATGTCCCATTTACCCTCACCCCATGTCTTTGGTCACAGGCAAGGTCTCTTATCCACTGTTtcatagcacctgttattcgaAATCTCGAGGGCTTTTGCATAAGCCCCTAATGAGACACCTTACCAAATGCTTTGCTTAAGTCTGTGCATATCATATCAACAGACAAACCACTACTTTTAGTTTCTGTCCAGTCCTTTCTCACAACTAATAAGTAAGTTAAGCATGAGTGTTTATTATAAAACCCGTGTTgttcgggagttaacagatgtGTGATTGTGCTTGAATTATCAACTTAGCCCGAACTATTTTCCAATTTaattcagtcagctacaacgtaggaccaggcacacatatgcatcggtccaagttgccatacctcgttagcacaataagatgaacaccggattcatagaaatagttaatttagtggtggtagtatataaaagataggttgtatataaggatatagtacaggaaagaagatatgaagcaattttaatctcatagtttaagggaagataaagagtgtatacacttgcgccattgtgatcgattctgagccatgtcacacagagtctccaaccattcatTAAGATAGtcgcgcagaccccaaccaagtagtctgcgtctaccaacatggctcagactagaagttagtgacttcaagcactgatgccatgttttggtttggccgcccttaactcttttccaactatCCCCTACAACAGTCAGCAAAGCGCGTCGTGaaactggtgttcaggcatacgtaacacgtggcctaaccatctcattcgatgaagattcatgacctcatatactgatttaccatcattccctctTGTCGGAGCAGGCCAGtacagttgcaacagacgatgaCTCACCGAAATGTCCTTCAGATTGGTTTAAGCTGCctaattgggcattaaagtcacccgctacgagtactatgtctgagcgcttagctctTTGAAGAGGTTCAGAGAGCTTTCCGTAAAAGTCATTtctcacttcatcatggctgcattCAATGAGAGCCTCGGCTATgtctacacctgcaagtccacgagaacaaGCAATCGGGTCAACAGATAAATGGAGTGCTTACCTCGTCGGCTCCTctttttggcgaggtgaggtcaagtaaatgaccacactgggatacAGTAtgtgttgtagctgtaaataattccccaaaatcaatagctcattaagtgttcgacattgggtgctgaccatgttgtttaagtggacttgtttaactgaaggctttcggtcatgcatccgtaccagatcacgtttcaactcggcgtgggacacagctcctacgtttcattagccagcttatagaaaaggtcctcgatatattggtaacgaatcaaatatatctttcctgcctcttctcgtctgacttctgatttctatctgactgggaacgatcgaacatagaaggtgctactggtagctagttgtaaaactagaacatccgttgcatcatcattggtgagaccgacgtgatctggtacaccaagtcaatatactgtgagtctgttccactTCGGAATAttgttattcattgttattctttatttgaattttatatattgtgatatacttttttcgcgaattttttttctcggatatattttaattagacatttttcgttatctatattaatatgacggaacactcacccaaggtttttaagttaaagtctattccccctatttcgattcagttaacgccattttggcccgacaatatcgagtcctggttctgctatgcagaagccgatttttgcatgcacggaatcacggactcgcgcacacgtttcctcgcggtagttaaggcgttaccgcgcgagtttaacaggtacgtaacacctagtatgtttactagtgatgttctcgaaccttacgaaacgcttaagctatcgattttaaaacgaggagacctaactgatcgacaacggttagaccaactccttaacaatatcgacttgcaacatggttctgcgacggacatgttgcttagaatgagagaagtcattggccgacgaactttcgatgatggcctatttagacaacttttcttgtctaaactccctcaacaggtgcaggcagtgcttgtttcatttcaaaacaatgccatagatgaactagctgcatctgccgatcgaatcttggaaatcaccaaatttctaaggccgaggttttttccatcaaagaaaaaccccaatcgacctcgactgacatggccgaactatgtcacacgcttacaagatatcttagagttcgtaatgaccgtagtcggtcaaaatcctcacgtaggagcgtttcacgtaagagatctgtctctcgtggtcgagagacagacaaccccgactggtgctggtatcacaaccagtacggtaagtcttccagtaattgcaggaagccctgcaattatccgaccccaaaatcgagtgacacgaaacacagttcgggaaacttcccagccggcacgcgttaacggcaaccgtagccggcgaacacagccgtctgttatacgtcacagatgtgacaacgaaagttcgctacctcgtcgacactggtgcagaagttagcgttcttccagcaaatcccgacgacagacttcgcgagtctgttttaagtttacaggcggcaaacggaaagccgatcgctacttacggtaaaaggtacgtctaccttaacgtgggtttacgcaaacccacccactggattttcgttgttgcagacgtctctatgccaatcattggtatagacctgctacaacaccacaatctactcatcgacacacgcgcacgaaggttaatagacggaaacactaagttatccgtttgcgtaactccttgttctggttgcaggttatccccagtcacgattaagcacgccatagaccccttgtaccaatcagtactcgacaaatacccggggatataccaatcgcaatcgaaattaccttgtgtaaccagcaatgttacacatcacatctcgactacaggaccacctgtattttcgaaagctcgaagactcgctcccgagaagcttaggttagctaaaaacgaattcgaccacatgatggacctagggataattcgaccatcgaatagtccatggtcatccccattgcacatggtccctaaaaaggatagcaatgattggcggccaactggtgattatcggcgtctgaatgctaaaaccattcccgatcgttacccgctgcctcatattcacgatttgacagctaccttgaaaggtacaactgtcttttcgaaaatcgacttggttaaagcttataaccaaatcccgatggcacctgacgacattccgaaaaccgccatcatcaatcccttcggtctttacgaatttctaggaatgccttttggtttaagaagtgcggctcaaaccttccaaaggtttatagacgatgtctttcgaggtctcaacttcgtacatgcgtatgttgatgactgtctaatagcaagtccggacagagaatcacatctcaagcatctggacattgttttcgatcgactccaaaggcatggcattactgtcaacattcagaaatgccaaatcgcaactaactgcttagacttcttaggacacaccattgatgctcaaggcatcctaCCCCTTaagagcaaagtggcggccattctggattacccagaaccgaccacgatcaaacagttgcgaacttttaacggacttgtaagtttctacagacggttcatacccaaatgcgcatctcttatgaaaccgttaaccgaccagcttcgtggaaatgcgaaatcaattagtctagacgacattgctcgaaaagcattctccacagttaaggaacacatcgctaaagcaaccctgcttgctcatcaggacactcaggcgcccattagtatagcagtagacgcatccgactcagcaatcggaggagtcttacaacaatgggttaacaactcgtggcaacctttaggatttttctccagaCTGTTGCTAGACGCgaaatctaggtacagcactttcggtaggggactcctagctatgtattgtgctgcacgatatttccaacattccatcaaaggaagagaattcacactttttactgatcataaacctcttaccttctctttgaGTTCaccttcagacaagtactcaccgcgagagtctcgacaactcgactacatttcgcagtttacttcagacatacaacacatttctggagctaacaatgtagtcacagacgccttgtctcgtataagttccttgaacagtttccaaggactcgaccttcttaaactcgctcagcttcaaaaagaagacattgatcttcagcatgagttatcctcgacaactcttaaactacgtattaagcagatgggaacaggtaaggaaaccttactatgcaacacatctacaggtagggatcgtccaatagtaccaaaacattatcgacgcaacgtcttcaatacgttgcacaatctttctcatccaggtgttcgtgcaacagtcgaacttatagccgaacgcttttgttggcctggcatgaattaagacgtgagggagtgggcacgctcctgtgtaagctgtcagaaagctaaggtcataagacacaacaaatgtcccctAGGCTCTTTCaagacccctgacgctcgtttcgaccacgtccatctagatttggtaggacccttacccgactcgaacggatactcatatctcctaacatgcgtagaccgtttcactcgatggccagaagcagtaccgattaaggacattactgctgaaacagtggctcgcgctttcgtcaaAAGATGGGTGGCAAATTTCGGCCGCCCTTCAAcaaatcactacagaccgcggatgccagttcgaatctggacttttccgttgtctgacaacactattaggaatcacgcgcttccaaacgaccgcctaccacccacaagcaaacggctTGGTAGAAcattttcatcgacaactaaaagcttcattatcagcttcaaacgtttcacagtggacagacgcccttccactcgtcttgctaagTATcagcaatgcagtgaaagctgacagtgaatacactgcatctcaactcgtttacggaacgacactccgactcccaggagaattcgtggatccttcagcttcttcattgaacatggatctaaactctcacacgagcaggcttacaggcgcaatgcgttc
Encoded proteins:
- a CDS encoding XP_018645020.1; protein product: MYFLRGHLPWQGLKANTKKQKYERIYEKKLATSPEALCKGYPVEFEKYLHFARGLAFDSLPDYVFLRGIFRRLFQSLNFVLDYVYDWALLGTNSSNTSQSIMNANPECEDNANQHQNNAECQGIDSTVGAAQCALPAPQVYGNHNHHNIPVQQPQQVLPHAHSREGVQQSTFHSQFVNQSGNSGTQTNAYNAPGTSVEYGMRCMPTEMRR